In Synechococcus sp. CB0101, a genomic segment contains:
- a CDS encoding lipoate--protein ligase family protein, producing the protein MSEAGPWHWIPPITAGAATQMAIDRWMLQQLLAGGPPLLRLYRWSAPSLSLGRHQQRWPAHWRGAAVELVRRPSGGRAVLHAGELTYALVLRPEQRDRAAVYRHCCHWLQEALALAGEPLQFGEASPAAAAQRSSCFATATAADLVSASGTKRIGSAQLWHRGALLQHGSLLLDPPVPLWQELFEADPPPLAPLAWSADQLEQQLRQAAEQHLCGGALIAQPLSPAEWEAVRALEPLGQV; encoded by the coding sequence TTGAGCGAGGCTGGGCCCTGGCACTGGATTCCGCCGATCACGGCAGGGGCGGCCACGCAGATGGCGATCGATCGCTGGATGCTGCAGCAGCTGCTGGCGGGAGGGCCGCCGCTCCTGCGGCTCTATCGCTGGAGCGCACCTTCTCTCTCCCTTGGTCGCCATCAGCAGCGCTGGCCAGCGCACTGGCGCGGGGCCGCTGTGGAGCTGGTGCGGCGCCCCAGTGGTGGCCGGGCGGTGCTCCACGCTGGCGAACTCACCTATGCGCTGGTGCTTCGGCCCGAGCAACGTGACCGCGCAGCGGTGTACCGCCATTGCTGCCACTGGTTGCAGGAGGCGCTGGCCCTGGCCGGGGAGCCGCTCCAGTTCGGGGAGGCCAGCCCTGCAGCAGCGGCCCAGCGCAGCAGCTGTTTTGCCACCGCCACCGCCGCGGATCTGGTGAGTGCCAGCGGCACCAAGCGCATCGGCAGCGCCCAGCTCTGGCATCGCGGCGCCCTGCTCCAACACGGCAGCCTGTTGCTGGATCCGCCGGTGCCCCTCTGGCAGGAGCTCTTTGAAGCGGATCCGCCGCCGCTGGCACCCCTGGCCTGGAGTGCCGACCAGCTGGAGCAGCAGTTGCGCCAGGCCGCGGAGCAGCACCTCTGCGGCGGCGCCTTGATCGCTCAGCCTCTCAGCCCGGCGGAGTGGGAGGCCGTGCGGGCTCTCGAACCCCTGGGGCAGGTGTAA
- a CDS encoding sulfite exporter TauE/SafE family protein gives MPWDLLPLLPLGLLAGLLSGLLGIGGGLIFSPLLLAVGLTPHQALATSTLAILPTTLAGSWAHLRSGQVPARAVLAIAGGAIAGALVFSQAGDDLEDWHLLGLQALMYGVLALVIAPRRSDQAEAPDHLPLAGLSGVGLVAGWSSGLLGVGGGLVMVPLMVQGLGIRVYQAIRLSTIAVCASAATAAVTFTSDGRGNLGMGLLLGGAAAIAAQWSASRLQSVSEAKLVWLLRLLCVLLALDASRRAVQLALS, from the coding sequence ATGCCCTGGGACCTGCTGCCGCTCCTGCCCCTGGGACTGCTGGCGGGCCTGCTCTCGGGCCTGCTGGGCATCGGCGGCGGGCTGATCTTTTCGCCGCTGCTGCTTGCCGTTGGGCTGACGCCCCATCAGGCGCTGGCCACCAGCACCCTGGCGATCCTGCCCACCACCCTGGCGGGCAGCTGGGCGCACCTGCGCAGCGGCCAGGTTCCGGCGCGGGCCGTGCTGGCCATTGCCGGCGGTGCCATCGCGGGGGCGCTGGTGTTCAGCCAGGCGGGTGACGACCTTGAAGACTGGCACCTGTTGGGGCTGCAGGCGCTGATGTACGGCGTGTTGGCCCTTGTGATCGCCCCGCGCCGCAGCGACCAAGCCGAGGCCCCCGACCACCTGCCCTTGGCGGGCCTGAGCGGGGTGGGTCTGGTGGCGGGATGGTCGAGCGGGTTGCTGGGGGTGGGCGGCGGCCTGGTGATGGTGCCGCTGATGGTGCAGGGCCTGGGGATTCGCGTGTATCAGGCGATCCGCCTGAGCACGATCGCGGTCTGCGCCTCAGCGGCAACCGCTGCGGTGACCTTCACCAGCGATGGCCGAGGCAACCTCGGCATGGGTCTGCTGCTCGGGGGCGCCGCCGCGATTGCTGCCCAGTGGTCAGCGTCGCGGCTGCAATCGGTGAGCGAGGCGAAGTTGGTGTGGCTGCTGCGGCTGCTGTGTGTGTTGCTGGCCCTTGATGCCAGCCGCCGGGCTGTCCAGCTGGCGCTCAGCTGA
- a CDS encoding CRR6 family NdhI maturation factor, translating into MSPAGPVLIAQQQVLERSLAPLEPWFSLEPEALLQQSGSLELNFEWPRASDDPRELSEIPELRVWSLRADALCPWLPLLLERSSGQLTRHVAMLLPHSFSRSEGIRFAPDSLELWMTHRLFLLDHWSRGQGLNCRGNLEQMAAVLGFELDGSFWQGLS; encoded by the coding sequence TTGTCCCCTGCAGGACCCGTGTTGATCGCCCAGCAACAGGTGCTGGAGCGCAGCCTGGCCCCGCTGGAGCCCTGGTTCTCCCTGGAGCCGGAGGCGTTGCTGCAGCAGAGCGGCAGCCTCGAGCTGAATTTCGAGTGGCCTCGCGCCAGCGACGATCCCCGCGAGCTCTCTGAAATTCCGGAGCTGCGGGTGTGGAGCCTGAGGGCCGATGCCCTCTGCCCCTGGCTGCCGCTGTTGTTGGAGCGCAGCAGCGGTCAGCTCACCCGCCATGTGGCGATGCTGTTGCCCCACAGCTTCAGCCGCAGCGAGGGCATCCGCTTTGCCCCCGACAGCCTTGAGCTGTGGATGACCCACCGGCTTTTCCTGCTCGATCACTGGTCGCGGGGCCAAGGTCTCAATTGCCGCGGCAACCTTGAACAGATGGCAGCGGTGCTCGGCTTTGAGCTTGATGGCAGCTTCTGGCAGGGGCTCAGCTGA
- the psaM gene encoding photosystem I reaction center subunit XII yields the protein MTSLTQAEVLIALVVAAHAGVLAVRLAASLYRA from the coding sequence ATGACGTCCCTCACCCAGGCCGAAGTGCTGATTGCCCTGGTGGTGGCTGCCCACGCGGGTGTGCTTGCCGTGCGTCTGGCCGCCAGCCTCTACCGCGCCTGA
- a CDS encoding protochlorophyllide reductase — protein MVASSSASSSSSSPGAVLITGTTSGVGLNATKAMVERGWTVVTANRDPVRAAAAADALGIPSERLHHLRIDLGDLESVRVGVETLVSSLGFGLDALVINAAVYKPRLKEPERSPQGYELSMATNHLGHFLLIQLLLPELQASQHPSRRVVILGTVTANSKELGGKIPIPAPADLGDLSGFKAGFKTPIAMANGKPFKPGKAYKDSKLCNMITTQELHRRLHSSTGIVFSSLYPGCVADTPLFRNTPKAFQTIFPWFQKNITGGYVSQALAGERVAQVVADPAFAASGVHWSWGNRQKKEGKQFSQELSDKASNPETAQGVWEESMKLVGLA, from the coding sequence ATGGTGGCCAGCAGCAGCGCATCCAGCTCCAGCAGCAGCCCCGGCGCTGTTTTGATCACAGGCACCACCTCCGGGGTGGGCCTCAATGCCACCAAAGCGATGGTGGAGCGCGGCTGGACCGTGGTGACCGCCAACCGCGATCCCGTGCGGGCGGCAGCGGCCGCCGATGCCCTCGGCATCCCCAGCGAACGCCTGCATCACCTGCGCATCGACCTGGGCGATCTCGAGAGCGTGCGCGTGGGTGTGGAAACCCTCGTGAGTTCTCTGGGCTTCGGTCTCGATGCGCTGGTGATCAATGCGGCGGTGTACAAGCCGCGCCTGAAGGAGCCCGAGCGCTCTCCCCAGGGCTATGAGCTCTCGATGGCCACCAACCACCTGGGCCACTTCCTTCTGATCCAGCTTCTGCTGCCTGAGCTGCAGGCCTCGCAGCACCCCTCCCGCCGGGTGGTGATCCTGGGCACGGTGACCGCCAACTCAAAGGAACTCGGCGGCAAGATCCCCATCCCCGCCCCTGCCGACCTGGGCGATCTGAGCGGCTTCAAGGCCGGCTTCAAGACACCCATTGCCATGGCCAACGGCAAGCCCTTCAAGCCCGGCAAGGCCTACAAGGACAGCAAGCTCTGCAACATGATCACCACCCAGGAGCTGCACCGCCGCCTGCATTCCTCCACCGGCATCGTGTTCAGCTCGCTCTACCCAGGTTGCGTGGCCGACACACCGCTGTTCCGCAACACCCCGAAGGCGTTCCAAACGATCTTCCCCTGGTTCCAGAAGAACATCACCGGCGGCTATGTGAGCCAAGCCCTGGCGGGCGAGCGCGTTGCCCAGGTGGTGGCTGATCCGGCCTTTGCCGCCTCCGGCGTGCACTGGAGCTGGGGCAACCGCCAGAAGAAGGAAGGCAAGCAGTTCAGCCAGGAGCTCTCCGACAAAGCCAGCAATCCCGAAACCGCCCAGGGTGTGTGGGAGGAATCGATGAAACTTGTGGGGCTGGCGTGA
- the bchL gene encoding ferredoxin:protochlorophyllide reductase (ATP-dependent) iron-sulfur ATP-binding protein, with the protein MTTTLTRPDGEGSVQVHQEAGLQIEEGALVIAVYGKGGIGKSTTSSNLSAAFSKLGKRVLQIGCDPKHDSTFTLTKQMVPTVIDILETVDFHTEELRPEDFVFEGFNGVQCVESGGPPAGTGCGGYVTGQTVKLLKEHHLLEDTDVVIFDVLGDVVCGGFAAPLQHADYCLIVTANDFDSIFAMNRIIAAIQAKAKNYKVRLGGVVANRSKDTDQIDRFNDRVGMKTMAHFPDLDAIRRSRLKKCTIFEMEATPEVEAVQNEYLRLAQSMLDSVQPLEAESLKDREIFDLLGFD; encoded by the coding sequence ATGACCACCACGCTCACCCGGCCCGATGGCGAAGGCAGCGTTCAGGTGCACCAGGAGGCTGGCCTCCAGATCGAAGAGGGCGCGCTGGTGATTGCCGTTTACGGCAAAGGCGGCATCGGCAAGAGCACCACCAGCTCCAACCTCTCAGCAGCCTTCTCCAAGCTGGGCAAACGGGTGCTGCAGATCGGGTGTGATCCCAAGCACGACAGCACCTTCACGCTCACCAAGCAGATGGTGCCCACGGTGATCGACATCCTCGAAACCGTGGACTTCCACACTGAAGAGCTCCGCCCGGAAGACTTCGTGTTTGAAGGTTTCAACGGCGTGCAGTGCGTGGAATCCGGTGGTCCGCCGGCGGGCACGGGCTGCGGCGGTTACGTGACCGGGCAAACCGTGAAGTTGCTCAAGGAGCACCATCTGCTCGAAGACACCGATGTGGTGATCTTTGATGTGCTCGGCGATGTGGTGTGTGGCGGCTTTGCGGCGCCGCTGCAGCATGCCGACTACTGCCTGATCGTGACCGCCAACGATTTCGATTCGATCTTTGCGATGAACCGGATCATTGCGGCGATCCAGGCCAAGGCCAAGAACTACAAGGTGCGCCTCGGTGGCGTGGTGGCCAACCGCTCCAAGGACACCGACCAGATCGATCGCTTCAACGATCGCGTGGGCATGAAGACGATGGCCCACTTCCCCGACCTCGACGCGATCCGCCGCTCGCGCTTGAAGAAGTGCACGATCTTCGAGATGGAAGCCACTCCCGAAGTGGAGGCGGTGCAGAACGAATATCTGCGGCTGGCCCAATCGATGCTCGACAGCGTGCAGCCCCTCGAGGCCGAATCGCTCAAAGATCGCGAGATCTTCGATTTGTTGGGCTTCGACTAG